One part of the Bacillota bacterium genome encodes these proteins:
- a CDS encoding DUF1292 domain-containing protein, whose protein sequence is MKVVNDDEIILEDENGQEFVFSLFDVLTVDGNNYAVLVPKDDAEEGAIILRFEQDEEGTEVLVSIEDDDEFERVVAELEKLEDVEIVF, encoded by the coding sequence GTGAAAGTAGTGAATGATGACGAGATCATCCTGGAGGACGAGAACGGCCAAGAGTTTGTGTTTTCTCTGTTTGATGTGTTGACGGTGGACGGTAACAACTATGCGGTGTTGGTCCCCAAGGACGATGCAGAAGAGGGAGCAATCATCCTGCGGTTTGAACAGGACGAAGAGGGTACGGAAGTGTTAGTTTCCATTGAGGACGACGATGAGTTTGAACGGGTCGTGGCCGAATTGGAGAAGCTGGAAGACGTGGAGATAGTGTTCTAG
- the sigK gene encoding RNA polymerase sporulation sigma factor SigK, with product MREWFSSLLGSLVESLACLAAYVTNSGVFPKPLPPAEEAKLLRKMQEGDERARNILIEHNLRLVAHIVKKFENTYNEVDDLISIGTIGLIKAINTFRPDRNTRLATYAARCIENEILMHLRATKKLKGEVMLQDPIGSDKEGNEITLMDILSSDEDVGEKVELKIEQERLLEKMDRLGKREREVLALRYGLDGGPRKTQREISKRLGISRSYVSRIEKKAINKLQDAMSVD from the coding sequence ATGCGTGAATGGTTCAGCTCCCTTTTGGGATCCCTCGTGGAGAGTCTTGCGTGTCTTGCCGCCTATGTGACGAACAGCGGAGTGTTTCCCAAGCCCCTGCCACCGGCGGAAGAAGCGAAGCTTCTTCGAAAAATGCAAGAGGGCGACGAACGGGCGCGCAACATCCTTATCGAACACAATCTCAGGTTAGTGGCCCATATCGTGAAGAAATTCGAGAACACATATAACGAAGTGGATGATCTTATTTCCATCGGCACCATCGGCTTAATTAAGGCCATCAATACCTTCCGGCCGGACCGGAATACCCGGTTGGCTACCTATGCGGCCCGTTGTATAGAAAACGAGATCCTGATGCATCTGCGCGCCACGAAGAAACTGAAAGGGGAAGTGATGCTGCAGGATCCCATCGGTTCCGATAAAGAAGGCAACGAGATCACCTTGATGGATATCCTCAGCTCCGACGAAGATGTGGGGGAGAAGGTGGAGCTGAAGATTGAACAGGAACGGCTGCTGGAGAAGATGGATCGGCTAGGTAAACGGGAACGGGAAGTATTGGCTTTGCGCTATGGTCTGGATGGGGGTCCTCGCAAGACCCAGCGCGAGATCTCCAAGCGGCTGGGTATCTCCCGCTCCTACGTTTCCCGCATCGAAAAGAAGGCGATTAACAAGCTGCAGGACGCCATGTCGGTTGACTAA
- the mltG gene encoding endolytic transglycosylase MltG produces MQFLIGIIAWGVVLFVMVIGFRFGYYTLPMTDAQTAVETVVTIPAGMTTREIGRMLEEQQIIRSGEVFALISRALGVDGSLMAGNYSLSPGMNLLEIIRRLRAGEVITYRVTIPEGANIREIATILENRGLVDRERFIELAMDSSLIYGDNFPLEKPIPSLEGYLYPDTYLFTDSSEETIIKRMVDQFIKTVVPVVEQAESKYSLHEILTLASIVEKEIIYHDERALVAAVYHNRLEQGMRLQADPTIQYILERPVSRLLYSHLQIESPYNTYRNDGLPPGPIGNPGIRSIEAVLNPADVDYLFFVARGDGRHHFSRTFAEHVDARRMYQ; encoded by the coding sequence TTGCAGTTCCTCATAGGGATCATCGCTTGGGGTGTTGTGTTATTTGTGATGGTCATCGGTTTCCGGTTCGGCTATTACACCCTACCGATGACCGATGCCCAGACGGCGGTGGAGACAGTGGTAACCATCCCCGCGGGGATGACGACCCGAGAGATCGGCCGGATGCTGGAGGAACAGCAAATCATCCGCAGTGGTGAGGTTTTCGCCCTGATCAGCCGGGCCCTGGGGGTGGACGGTTCCCTGATGGCGGGCAATTACAGCTTAAGTCCCGGAATGAACCTGCTGGAGATCATCCGGCGGCTGCGGGCCGGCGAGGTGATTACTTACCGGGTGACGATTCCGGAAGGGGCCAATATTCGAGAGATCGCTACTATTCTGGAAAACAGGGGGCTGGTGGACCGGGAGCGGTTTATCGAACTGGCCATGGACAGTAGCTTGATTTACGGTGACAACTTCCCCCTGGAAAAACCCATCCCTTCCCTGGAGGGCTATTTGTATCCCGATACCTATCTTTTCACCGATTCTTCGGAGGAGACCATCATCAAACGGATGGTGGATCAGTTCATTAAGACCGTGGTGCCGGTGGTGGAACAGGCGGAATCCAAGTACAGCCTCCACGAGATTTTGACCCTGGCCTCCATTGTGGAGAAGGAGATTATTTACCACGATGAGCGGGCCCTGGTGGCCGCGGTATACCACAATCGGTTAGAACAGGGCATGCGGTTGCAGGCTGACCCCACCATCCAGTACATTTTGGAGCGTCCCGTCAGCCGTCTATTATACAGTCACCTACAGATCGAATCGCCCTATAACACCTATCGAAATGACGGGTTGCCACCGGGTCCCATTGGCAATCCGGGTATACGATCCATCGAGGCGGTATTGAATCCCGCCGACGTAGATTACCTCTTCTTCGTGGCCCGGGGGGACGGGCGCCATCATTTCAGCAGGACCTTTGCGGAGCATGTCGATGCCCGGCGGATGTATCAGTAA
- a CDS encoding U32 family peptidase: MTQIELLACGGNLVKAKTALLYGADAVYVGGKAFSLRAGAGNLSYGELAELLAYAHRMGRRVYVTVNIYAKNAQLGALREHLRRLAHLGVDGVIVSDPGVVALAKETVPELPLHLSTQANTTNWLAAKFWEAQGIQRIIAAREMSLVEIKELAQRTSLEVECFVHGAMCIAYSGRCLLSAYFTGRSANQGDCAHPCRYRYTVQEEKRPGEYFPLEEDAQGTYIFSSKDLCMIEHIPALVDAGVKSFKIEGRMKSVHYVATVTNAYRRAIDAYLTDPDLYNGILEELKEELDKISHRPYSTGFYFGLPSDAAVTPHTDSETEYRFVGVVVGYDEGQQMAEVEVRNTLEPDTPLEILLPRQGAVSLKARFQCADPRREGVAHPNDLIYLEMPPAPVGTVIRALP, from the coding sequence TTGACACAGATTGAACTGTTAGCCTGTGGCGGTAACCTGGTTAAGGCGAAGACGGCCCTGCTTTATGGGGCCGATGCTGTTTACGTAGGAGGAAAGGCCTTTAGTCTGCGGGCCGGGGCCGGAAACCTGTCCTATGGGGAATTGGCGGAACTGTTGGCCTATGCCCACCGAATGGGGCGAAGGGTTTACGTGACGGTGAACATCTACGCCAAGAATGCCCAACTAGGTGCCCTCCGGGAGCATCTACGACGCCTAGCCCACTTGGGGGTAGATGGGGTGATCGTTAGCGACCCCGGGGTGGTGGCTTTAGCCAAAGAAACAGTACCGGAACTGCCCTTGCACCTTAGTACCCAGGCGAATACCACCAATTGGCTTGCCGCTAAGTTCTGGGAAGCCCAGGGGATCCAGCGGATCATCGCCGCCCGGGAAATGTCGTTGGTGGAGATTAAGGAACTGGCCCAACGGACCAGTCTGGAAGTGGAGTGCTTTGTCCACGGCGCGATGTGTATCGCCTATTCGGGTCGCTGCCTGCTCAGCGCATATTTCACCGGACGCAGCGCCAACCAGGGGGATTGTGCCCATCCCTGCCGCTATCGCTATACGGTGCAGGAGGAAAAGCGACCGGGGGAGTATTTCCCGCTGGAGGAGGATGCCCAAGGCACCTATATTTTCAGTTCCAAAGACCTGTGCATGATCGAGCACATTCCGGCACTGGTGGACGCCGGCGTAAAAAGTTTCAAGATTGAGGGGCGCATGAAAAGTGTGCACTATGTGGCTACGGTCACCAATGCCTATCGCCGGGCCATCGATGCCTATTTGACAGATCCTGACCTGTACAACGGGATCCTGGAAGAACTCAAGGAAGAACTGGATAAAATCAGCCATCGGCCCTATTCCACAGGCTTCTATTTCGGTCTTCCCTCCGATGCTGCGGTTACCCCCCACACAGACAGCGAGACCGAATACCGGTTCGTGGGTGTGGTGGTGGGCTACGATGAAGGACAGCAGATGGCCGAGGTGGAAGTCCGCAACACCCTAGAACCCGATACCCCACTGGAGATTCTTTTGCCCCGGCAGGGTGCCGTGTCCCTGAAGGCAAGATTCCAGTGCGCCGATCCCCGGCGGGAGGGCGTGGCCCATCCTAACGACCTGATCTACCTGGAAATGCCGCCGGCCCCCGTAGGTACGGTTATCCGCGCCTTGCCCTAA